From the genome of Torulaspora globosa chromosome 2, complete sequence, one region includes:
- the SPB1 gene encoding 27S pre-rRNA (guanosine2922-2'-O)-methyltransferase (ancestral locus Anc_1.13), protein MGKTQKKNSKGRLDRYYYLAKEKGYRARSSFKVIQINEKYGHFLEKSKVVIDLCAAPGSWCQVAAKLCPVNSLIIGVDIVPMKPIPNVITFQSDITTEDCRSKLRGYMKTWKADTVLHDGAPNVGLGWVQDAFTQSQLTLQALKLAVENLVVNGTFVTKVFRSKDYNKLIWVFQQLFDKVEATKPPASRNVSAEIFVVCRGFKAPKRLDPRLLDPKEVFEELPGGPQNMEAKVYNPEKKERKRGGYEEGDYLLYHEAPIMDFVKTEDPITMLGTINKFTIDENDQEWKIISKLKQTTNELYECVKDLKVLGKKDFKMLLRWRKAAAEILGYGKEEEKPSIEEVPLTEEEQIDKELQQLQEKQRLNQKREKRKKNEMKQKELLRMNMNMLTPQDIGIEAAEIGRDSVFNLKTAEKTGMLDKLAKGKKRIIFKDSDQARDNDIHIEDGARFTDKDDGALADDLESQLDSMYESYKMSKAERDAKFRAKQARGGDQEDEWTGFENPEDEKEEKEDSEIIEEESELSDSDDDEAINNLISKLKGKTGDSKLSTKARMLFNDPIFENVTPDLPSSQRSTATADQEEAQETLASITQKRSHEEVESDSETDDDSDFEIVANSGPEDETLSDYDSDEEAKQTKKQKHAKDVDIATVEAMTLAHQLALGQKTKHELTDEGFNRYSFRDSENLPAWFVDEEKEHSKINRPITKEAAIAIKQKMKALNARPIKKVAEAKARKKMRSLARLEKIKKKAGLIVEDGDKSEKDKADEIAKLMRKVSKKQKTKPKVTLVYATGKNRALSGRPKGIKGKYKMVDGVLKNEQRALRRIAKKHHKKK, encoded by the coding sequence ATGGGTAAGACTCAGAAAAAAAATAGCAAAGGTCGTTTAGATAGGTACTATTACCTTGCCAAGGAGAAAGGTTACCGTGCTCGTTCTTCCTTCAAGGTGATTCagatcaatgaaaaatATGGTCATTTTTTAGAAAAATCGAAGGTCGTGATTGACTTGTGTGCAGCTCCTGGTTCTTGGTGTCAAGTTGCCGCAAAGTTGTGCCCAGTCAATTCGCTTATCATTGGTGTGGATATCGTGCCAATGAAGCCAATTCCCAACGTCATCACATTCCAGAGTGATATCACGACTGAAGATTGTAGATCTAAATTGCGTGGATATATGAAGACATGGAAAGCGGACACGGTCCTGCATGATGGTGCTCCCAATGTGGGTCTTGGATGGGTCCAGGACGCGTTCACCCAGTCGCAGCTTACGCTGCAAGCTCTCAAACTGGCGGTCGAAAACCTTGTCGTGAATGGTACTTTTGTGACCAAGGTCTTTAGATCAAAGGATTACAATAAGCTGATTTGGGTTTTCCAGCAATTATTCGATAAGGTGGAGGCCACCAAACCACCAGCATCTAGAAACGTCTCTGCAGAAATCTTTGTTGTTTGTAGAGGTTTCAAAGCTCCAAAAAGACTCGATCCTCGTCTGCTCGATCCGAAAGAAGTCTTCGAAGAGCTGCCTGGCGGTCCTCAAAACATGGAAGCTAAGGTTTATAAcccagagaagaaggaaagaaagagaggtGGTTATGAAGAAGGCGATTATTTATTGTACCATGAGGCTCCGATCATGGATTTTGTGAAAACAGAGGACCCAATAACGATGCTGGGTACGATTAACAAGTTTACCATCGACGAGAACGATCAAGAATGGAAAATAATCAGCAAGCTGAAGCAAACGACAAATGAGTTGTATGAGTGTGTGAAAGATCTTAAGGTTCTAGGTAAAAAGGATTTTAAGATGTTGCTGAGGTGGAGAAAAGCGGCTGCCGAGATTCTAGGTTATGgaaaggaggaagaaaagcCATCGATCGAGGAAGTACCGCTTACCGAGGAGGAACAAATCGACAAGGAGTTACAACAGTTACAGGAAAAACAGCGTCTAAATCAGAAACGTgaaaaaaggaagaagaatgaaatgaagcagaaagagcTTTTGAGGATGAATATGAATATGCTGACTCCTCAGGATATTGGTATCGAGGCTGCGGAAATAGGCAGGGATTCCGTGTTCAATTTGaaaactgctgaaaaaACTGGTATGCTAGATAAGTTAGCCAAGGGTAAGAAGAGAATTATATTCAAAGATTCTGACCAGGCACGCGACAATGATATTCATATTGAGGATGGAGCGCGCTTTACTGACAAAGACGACGGAGCGCTGGCTGATGATTTGGAATCACAGTTGGATTCCATGTATGAAAGCTACAAGATGAGCAAGGCCGAAAGGGACGCAAAATTCAGAGCCAAGCAGGCCAGAGGaggtgatcaagaagatgagTGGACCGGATTTGAAAAcccagaagatgaaaaggaggaaaaggaagacAGCGAAATTATAGAGGAAGAATCGGAGCTTTCTGActccgatgacgatgaggcAATCAACAATTTAATCAGCAAATTGAAAGGAAAAACTGGCGATTCAAAACTAAGTACTAAAGCCAGGATGCTGTTCAATGACCCAATTTTCGAGAATGTCACGCCAGATCTACCCAGTTCTCAACGCTccacagcaacagctgATCAGGAGGAAGCACAAGAGACCTTAGCGAGTATCACCCAAAAGAGGAGCCATGAGGAAGTGGAATCTGATAGCGAGACCGATGACGATTCCGACTTTGAAATCGTTGCCAACAGTGGTCCGGAAGACGAAACTCTCTCCGATTACGATTCTGACGAAGAAGCGAAACaaaccaagaagcaaaaacATGCCAAAGATGTTGACATTGCTACTGTCGAAGCCATGACCCTAGCTCACCAGTTGGCTCTTGGTCAAAAAACAAAGCATGAATTGACGGACGAAGGTTTCAATAGGTACTCTTTCAGGGACTCAGAAAATCTGCCGGCTTGGtttgtcgatgaagagaaggaacATTCTAAGATTAATCGGCCAATAACTAAAGAGGCGGCGATTGCAATCaaacagaagatgaaagcTCTGAATGCCAGGCCGATTAAAAAAGTGGCTGAAGCAAAGGCTAGAAAGAAGATGCGTTCTCTGGCCAGACTCGAGAAgataaagaagaaagccGGCCTAATTGTTGAGGATGGTGACAAATCTGAGAAGGACAAGGCGGATGAAATCGCTAAACTGATGCGCAAAGTTAGCAAGAAACAGAAAACAAAACCCAAGGTCACACTGGTTTACGCGACCGGCAAGAACAGAGCTTTGTCAGGTAGACCAAAAGGCATCAAAGGCAAGTATAAGATGGTTGATGGTGTCTTGAAAAACgaacaaagagctttgagACGCatagccaagaagcaccacaagaagaagtga
- the PBN1 gene encoding Pbn1p (ancestral locus Anc_1.14) produces the protein MGVKSRFTVVFQEAEDVGERLEISDDELTVKGGPDVVVQQRWIIDSAEQGIEGLRRVTWSNGAVERSSLSRVISAALSPGFNVYSTEASFLSQSLETPFYRSYHSTIPKVREYVPVELGKILSQLDAEKCDIDIRLMGNRTEIAQWCLLRDNENITFRKEADIDACEAGLFYLDTRDSIDVNLSGLRCKWGPDGVMNKCQKTTLFYKTAHISPTTLERPTIELETPVGLHPKILIDLSSTPKSQKCEYFLHLKLPTDLFVDRFQSSPLFLYGAQDLELPEYKLRGETWGSESLFELDAERLNEITLHSRYVEPMAGNQSKTVRFTPLLFRACDSDEKILMENPFYSRGLGYESFFTPNTIFEAFPSSVLEVTIPRPDTVHYETTKLVTLTCLLVSLVYILLKIAMKPRSGRYTAK, from the coding sequence ATGGGTGTCAAGAGTCGCTTCACAGTTGTGTTCCAGGAAGCTGAGGATGTTGGCGAACGGTTGGAGATCAGCGATGACGAGCTTACGGTGAAAGGAGGGCCTGATGTGGTGGTGCAGCAGAGGTGGATTATAGATTCAGCGGAGCAGGGAATTGAGGGATTGAGGCGTGTAACGTGGAGCAATGGCGCTGTCGAGCGTTCGAGCCTCTCAAGAGTGATCAGCGCGGCGCTGAGCCCAGGATTTAACGTTTACAGCACAGAAGCTAGCTTTTTGAGTCAAAGTCTTGAGACACCTTTCTACAGATCGTATCATAGCACGATTCCTAAGGTCAGGGAATATGTTCCGGTCGAACTTGGGAAAATTCTATCTCAGTTGGATGCTGAAAAATGTGATATAGACATCAGGCTCATGGGCAATCGCACGGAGATAGCTCAATGGTGTCTTCTACGGGATAACGAGAATATCACTTTTAGAAAGGAAGCAGATATTGACGCTTGCGAGGCAGGACTCTTTTATTTAGACACAAGGGACTCCATAGACGTGAATCTCAGTGGTCTGAGATGCAAATGGGGCCCTGATGGTGTGATGAATAAGTGTCAAAAAACCACTCTTTTCTACAAAACCGCTCACATCTCTCCCACGACTCTCGAGCGCCCGACTATAGAGCTAGAAACGCCTGTCGGCCTCCATCCCAAGATTTTGATCGACCTAAGCAGCACGCCCAAGAGTCAGAAATGCGAGTATTTTCTACATTTGAAGCTACCAACAGATTTGTTTGTTGACCGATTCCAGTCTTCTCCTCTGTTTCTCTACGGTGCTCAAGATTTGGAGCTCCCAGAGTACAAGCTAAGGGGAGAGACTTGGGGTTCAGAATCATTGTTCGAACTGGACGCCGAGCGACTGAATGAAATCACTCTCCATTCTAGGTACGTTGAGCCAATGGCTGGTAATCAGTCTAAAACAGTGCGCTTCACTCCCTTGCTGTTCCGCGCGTGCGACTCCGATGAGAAGATTCTTATGGAGAATCCATTCTACTCCAGAGGGCTTGGATACGAATCGTTCTTTACGCCCAATACCAtatttgaagctttcccTTCGTCTGTCCTAGAAGTTACGATTCCTAGACCAGACACTGTTCATTATGAAACTACCAAATTGGTAACGCTGACATGCCTGTTGGTTTCTTTGGTTTACATTCTATTGAAGATAGCTATGAAACCGCGTTCTGGGAGATACACAGCTAAATGA
- a CDS encoding uncharacterized protein (ancestral locus Anc_1.15) — protein MTDAQHMQVTGYLTADTTMTPLRGRHRHKRSFAISGDFDFVKQPAALPSLPNNKLDPSDVQIDRTGGSREPPEIVVEQKIVPPEAAAASSPSPRLENPNATSPRFFISEEPRFSSPFRGVPDAIINLDDALKTKPKCFKSHKRSESAPADLAVLLNAKTVSHSSQMIEEEDDDGDETEEDHNSQINFGVPDVAEGGNKSTLLSPLRPMSPSPAAHLQELTLDGSPVRWNRDSRADNYNSLKINRQKQRYYQYTKKLPIANAGIQPQTLREKESSTSLSSACLKTPLSSFQTPSRQASTPSTPLSAGFSNNNDQFENNSGLTSPFRSRQMHSSMRNAANSSFGYEPKVYEMPHGRANSDSVSSRDDKTLYKNEMSLTDGCDVTDDDNNGSENDGEKANMLSISKELLFGQPGDTVDLSSISSSVKETFTNYKSSSNEVLSPVRLDTNDDSEPLSSANDTPESRSVSDTLLVVQKTRKEKRKVKSKLNVLFMNIFRYTNNYERGANEKKA, from the coding sequence ATGACGGATGCTCAGCATATGCAAGTTACCGGCTACTTAACAGCAGACACAACGATGACTCCATTGAGAGGACGCCATCGACATAAAAGGTCGTTTGCTATCTCCGGAGACTTCGATTTCGTCAAGCAGCCGGCCGCGTTGCCTTCGTTGCCTAACAACAAGCTAGATCCATCAGATGTCCAAATTGATAGGACTGGCGGCTCGAGGGAGCCGCCCGAAATAGTGGTTGAGCAGAAGATAGTGCCACCGGAGGCGGCAGCTGCATCATCTCCGAGTCCTCGGCTGGAGAATCCCAATGCTACAAGCCCTAGATTCTTCATAAGTGAGGAGCCACGATTTTCGTCTCCATTTCGTGGGGTACCAGATGCAATCATCAATCTGGATGACGCATTGAAAACTAAACCGAAATGTTTCAAGTCGCATAAAAGATCAGAATCAGCTCCGGCCGATCTGGCTGTTTTACTGAATGCGAAGACCGTCTCTCACTCAAGTCAGATGAtagaagaggaagatgacgatggcGATGAGACTGAGGAGGACCATAACTCGCAGATTAACTTTGGGGTGCCTGATGTTGCTGAGGGGGGCAACAAATCTACTTTGCTATCACCATTACGGCCTATGTCTCCGTCTCCGGCAGCACATCTGCAGGAATTAACTTTGGACGGTTCGCCTGTGCGTTGGAACAGGGACAGTCGAGCTGACAACTAcaattctttgaaaatcAATAGACAAAAGCAAAGATATTACCAATACACAAAAAAACTACCCATCGCAAATGCAGGCATACAACCTCAAACGCTGAGGGAGAAAGAGTCTTCGACttccctttcttctgcatgTTTAAAAACTCCCCTCTCATCATTCCAAACTCCGTCAAGACAAGCTTCGACGCCTTCAACGCCGCTCTCCGCTGGCTTCAGTAACAACAATGATCAGTTTGAAAACAACAGCGGACTAACCAGTCCTTTCAGATCCCGCCAGATGCATTCAAGTATGCGTAACGCAGCCAACTCAAGTTTCGGATATGAGCCAAAGGTCTATGAGATGCCTCATGGCAGAGCGAACTCTGattcagtttcttcaagagatgATAAAACTCTTTACAAGAACGAGATGTCACTCACGGACGGTTGCGACGTGACGGACGATGACAACAATGGTAGCGAGAATGACGGAGAGAAAGCCAACATGTTATCAATTTCTAAAGAATTGCTTTTTGGGCAGCCTGGCGACACAGTCGATTTGTCTTCCATATCATCGTCAGTCAAAGAAACCTTTACTAACTATAAAAGCTCGAGCAACGAGGTTCTGTCGCCAGTAAGGCTCGATACGAACGATGACAGCGAGCCTTTGTCTTCTGCAAATGATACCCCTGAGTCTCGAAGCGTGAGCGATACCCTTCTTGTCGTGCAGAAGACACGGAAAGAAAAGCGCAAAGTAAAGTCCAAACTAAACGTTCTTTTCATGAACATTTTCAGATACACTAACAATTATGAACGAGGAGCCAACGAAAAAAAGGCTTAA
- the QCR7 gene encoding ubiquinol--cytochrome-c reductase subunit 7 (ancestral locus Anc_1.16), whose product MPQSLTSVVKMGDFILKHAALSKIAVPVAKQFVNLAGYRQLGLRFDDLIAEENAVAQTALRRLPEDESYARVFRIIRAHQTELTHHLLPENEWTKPSEDVPYLTPYILEAEAAAKEKEELDNLEISK is encoded by the coding sequence ATGCCTCAATCGTTGACCTCGGTAGTGAAGATGGGTGACTTCATCCTAAAGCATGCAGCTTTGTCCAAGATCGCTGTGCCAGTCGCCAAGCAATTTGTAAACCTAGCAGGCTACAGACAGTTGGGTTTGAGATTTGATGATCTTATTGCTGAAGAGAACGCAGTTGCTCAGActgctttgagaagattgcCTGAAGATGAATCGTACGCCAGAGTCTTCAGAATCATCAGAGCTCACCAGACTGAGTTGACTCACCATTTGCTTCCAGAAAATGAATGGACCAAACCCAGCGAAGACGTTCCCTACCTGACACCATACATCTTGGAGGCAGAGGCTGCAGCcaaggagaaagaggagTTGGATAACTTGGAGATCAGCAAATAA
- a CDS encoding uncharacterized protein (ancestral locus Anc_1.17): MLPENVADLISKKYEEAVNNGHLCFTESTTKKLKDANSGMNYVVSYAPSLASKPERGDQPDKNPFAEPEPELTVVENVADGEYKLLLNKFPIVPEHTLLVTNTFKDQKSPLSPLDLMTAYNLLLKLDDEDENKRHMMIYNSGPSSGSSQDHKHLQTLRLPQNFVTLQDRICAGKSHFLPDFKTEPLQDDKVSFAHFVLPLPESEEDVNEDLLAMCYVSLVQRAFTFFQDWAGEKPELANSRGYNVLMTKNWICVVPRSSTRAKSLQIGFNATGYAGLILVKTQEAYDQILQLPHKIDEALLECGFPNSAGKKQTEYNY; encoded by the coding sequence ATGCTACCGGAAAACGTTGCAGATCTTATCTCCAAGAAatacgaagaagctgtgAATAATGGACATCTTTGCTTCACGGAATCCACGACCAAAAAGTTAAAGGATGCGAACAGCGGGATGAATTACGTCGTCAGCTACGCTCCAAGTCTGGCTTCGAAGCCAGAGCGTGGTGACCAGCCAGATAAAAACCCATTCGCAGAGCCTGAGCCTGAGTTGACCGTGGTCGAAAACGTCGCTGATGGCGAGTACAAACTGTTGTTGAACAAGTTCCCCATTGTTCCTGAGCATACTTTGCTAGTCACGAACACGTTCAAGGACCAGAAGTCGCCATTGAGTCCTCTTGACCTGATGACAGCGTACAatctgctgttgaagctggacgacgaagacgagaaCAAGAGACACATGATGATCTACAATTCCGGTCCTTCCAGCGGCTCCTCACAGGACCACAAACACTTGCAGACCTTGAGACTACCTCAAAACTTCGTCACCCTGCAAGATAGGATCTGTGCTGGTAAGAGTCACTTCTTGCCAGACTTCAAGACTGAGCCTTTGCAGGACGACAAGGTCTCGTTCGCCCATTTCGTTCTGCCTTTGCCGGAGTCCGAGGAGGATGTCAACGAAGACCTGCTGGCCATGTGCTACGTTTCTTTGGTTCAGAGGGCATTCACATTCTTCCAGGACTGGGCCGGAGAGAAGCCAGAGCTGGCCAACAGCAGAGGCTACAACGTCCTCATGACCAAAAACTGGATTTGCGTCGTCCCACGGTCCAGCACAAGGGCTAAGTCCTTGCAGATCGGTTTCAACGCCACCGGATATGCCGGTTTGATCCTCGTCAAGACACAGGAAGCCTACGACCAAATCCTGCAACTACCACACAAGATCGACGAAGCCCTGCTCGAATGTGGGTTTCCCAACTCCGCGGGCAAGAAGCAGACAGAGTACAATTACTAG
- the CAB1 gene encoding pantothenate kinase (ancestral locus Anc_1.18) — MRGSIAQEIQYPCQYDDGIFNIAIDIGGSLAKVVFSPIGTNRILFHTVETERIDKFVRLLHSIVESHHAGDYSTTQITATGGGAYKFYELLNKEFPNVIQIKRLDEMECLIKGVDAFIHEIPDEVFTYNDQDGAQNVLLPNGSAHSPKTYPYLLVNIGSGVSILKVENAETFSRVGGSSLGGGTLWGLLSLITGAQTYDQMLDWAHDGDNTNVDMLVGDIYGTDYNKIGLKSSNIASSFGKVFQNRRGSLSKSSAAASNSASPTTSHADIASRNKKFKNPDVCKSLLYAISNNIGQIAYLQAKIHNVQNIYFGGSYIRGHLMTMNTLSFAINFWSQGRKQAFFLKHEGYLGAMGALLSA; from the coding sequence ATGCGAGGTTCAATTGCGCAGGAGATTCAATATCCGTGCCAGTACGACGACGGCATCTTCAACATAGCGATTGACATTGGCGGAAGTCTAGCGAAGGTGGTGTTTTCACCAATTGGAACCAACCGAATATTATTTCACACCGTTGAGACTGAGAGGATTGACAAGTTCGTGCGATTATTACATTCGATTGTCGAGAGTCATCATGCTGGAGATTATTCGACGACTCAGATAACAGCGACTGGCGGTGGTGCGTACAAATTTTACGAGCTTTTGAACAAGGAGTTTCCAAACGTTATCCAGATCAAGCGGCTCGACGAGATGGAATGTCTGATCAAAGGCGTCGACGCGTTCATCCACGAAATTCCGGACGAGGTTTTCACCTACAACGACCAGGATGGGGCCCAGAATGTTCTCCTACCCAATGGATCGGCACATTCACCTAAGACCTACCCGTACCTGCTTGTAAATATCGGATCCGGGGTGTCGATCCTGAAAGTAGAGAATGCAGAAACCTTCTCGCGCGTTGGTGGCTCTTCGCTTGGAGGCGGTACGCTGTGGGGGTTGCTTTCTCTTATCACCGGTGCGCAGACTTATGACCAGATGCTGGACTGGGCCCACGACGGCGACAATACTAACGTCGATATGCTTGTTGGTGACATTTATGGGACAGATTACAACAAGATTGGTTTAAAATCTTCGAACATCGCCAGCTCATTTGGGAAGGTGTTTCAAAACAGAAGGGGATCGCTGAGTAAATCATCAGCTGCCGCCTCAAACTCCGCGAGTCCAACTACATCTCACGCGGATATAGCATCGAGAAACaaaaagttcaagaaccCAGACGTTTGTAAAAGTTTACTTTACGCCATCTCCAATAATATTGGACAAATTGCATACCTACAGGCAAAAATCCACAACGTTCAAAATATTTATTTTGGTGGATCGTACATTAGAGGCCATTTAATGACTATGAATACCTTAAGCTTTGCTATAAACTTCTGGTCCCAGGGAAGGAAACAGGCATTCTTCCTGAAACATGAGGGGTACCTCGGAGCGATGGGCGCACTCTTAAGCGCCTAA
- the KRE28 gene encoding Kre28p (ancestral locus Anc_1.19): MSRCLESWRCVSSMSSDGLRDFRTEVEVLEDVTTRGSEQTLRDQEERLISAIREITQSITSMSHENNLVRLDGVDGNAGAITIDLSSLAERIAEFDKLIELLKMTHLEQETLDFFLRYTISSAELLQLKSTHDQQYVEMESAVKALEREIEEAHHRWIDETKLQISNAAEQIVKDQDTVNELYLETADILDDCDQLLVEVEKMREEKERYKKQVERQKPSVAKVFDEWDEVRRCQNDLKHLEAQIAQLELIKKDFEAKDTAKKLTQDPKLNELGCTLDSLIRLWESNFLPNPGWHDLEIYPQIKKIQFDVLEIFTVLIALDGGYRISDVTIYRKGEGGMSVDEDLQSELKQQNVGSRDVYKSMEAITGYLIGLAPVK; the protein is encoded by the coding sequence ATGAGTCGATGTCTTGAATCCTGGCGATGTGTTTCATCGATGTCGTCAGATGGGTTACGAGACTTCAGGACTGAAGTGGAAGTATTGGAGGATGTGACGACAAGAGGAAGCGAACAGACGCTAAGAGACCAGGAAGAGCGACTAATTTCAGCGATTCGCGAAATAACTCAAAGCATCACGTCCATGAGCCATGAGAATAACCTGGTGAGACTGGATGGCGTCGACGGAAACGCTGGAGCGATAACGATAGATCTGAGTTCGTTGGCTGAAAGGATTGCTGAGTTCGATAAACTAATAGAGTTGCTCAAAATGACGCATTTGGAACAGGAAACgctcgatttctttctgaGATATACGATATCTTCGGCAGAGTTGCTGCAGCTGAAATCTACGCATGATCAGCAATACGTCGAAATGGAGAGCGCCGTCAAAGCACTGGAGCgtgaaattgaagaagctcatcatcGCTGGATCGATGAAACGAAACTACAGATATCTAACGCTGCAGAGCAGATTGTGAAGGATCAAGATACTGTCAACGAGCTTTATCTTGAAACTGCTGATATCTTGGATGATTGTGACCAGTTGCTCGTCGAGGTAGAGAAGATGAGGGAGGAAAAAGAACGTTATAAGAAACAAGTAGAACGTCAGAAACCCTCTGTGGCGAAAGTTTTTGACGAATGGGACGAGGTACGAAGATGCCAGAACGATTTGAAACATTTGGAAGCGCAAATCGCTCAACTTGAACTAATCAAGAAAGATTTCGAGGCGAAAGACACTGCAAAGAAACTGACACAGGACCCTAAGCTGAATGAACTTGGTTGTACATTAGACTCCTTGATAAGACTGTGGGAATCCAACTTCTTGCCAAACCCAGGCTGGCACGATCTTGAAATATATCCtcagatcaagaaaattCAGTTCGATGTGCTGGAAATTTTCACAGTTTTGATAGCCCTGGATGGCGGGTACAGGATAAGCGATGTCACGATTTACAGAAAAGGAGAGGGAGGCATGAGCGTGGATGAGGATTTGCAATCAGAAttgaagcagcagaatGTTGGTTCTCGAGATGTTTACAAATCTATGGAGGCTATTACGGGCTATTTGATAGGTTTAGCACCTGTGAAATGA
- the RBA50 gene encoding Rba50p (ancestral locus Anc_1.20), with the protein MDLLGDVVERDTGSGSSDDECAEFAPRNSSGFPELYKPKEVSSWKQRLKAKKACRPESKRSEAQSIHEENIKSLQNMSQEEIARERKELLESLDPKLVKRLLSNINRRAAKSGGGPLFAEIEGASGTWVGETDRLTELPALDDEQVAKALGISPRDDESLEQDIPDDEDVAPLDFQIAQSIDHMANEELLKDVHFVTRRNSEADQKIALNDPDFDQKLHEKFFPDLPRDVDKLQWMQPVPDAQPCTVIDDVSQCRFDFDGNLVPPTREITSTTHSALHHHADDPHLAGYTIPELQRLSRSTYPAQRAIAVQTLGRILYKLGRQAYYQLVPEVDLETYQQDGGTQKVTEKIYGLFWDLCYEFRIIECLQDASDEKKTKHLSTRNYALDALWLWKRGGGDFRKNEK; encoded by the coding sequence ATGGACCTGTTGGGCGACGTTGTTGAGCGGGACACTGGTAGTGGGTCGTCAGATGACGAGTGTGCTGAATTTGCGCCTAGAAACAGCAGTGGTTTTCCAGAGTTGTACAAGCCCAAAGAGGTTTCGTCGTGGAAACAGCGTTTGAAGGCGAAAAAGGCCTGTAGGCCGGAGTCCAAGAGGTCGGAAGCTCAGTCTATCCATGAGGAGAACATCAAAAGTTTGCAGAACATGTCACAGGAGGAAATTGCGCGGGAAAGAAAAGAGCTGTTAGAGTCTTTGGATCCAAAGCTCGTTAAGCGTTTGCTCTCCAACATTAACAGAAGAGCTGCAAAGTCCGGCGGTGGGCCTCTTTTCGCGGAGATTGAGGGTGCGTCTGGGACATGGGTTGGCGAAACAGACCGGCTAACGGAACTGCCGGCGTTGGACGATGAGCAAGTGGCTAAAGCACTTGGAATTAGCCCTCGAGACGATGAGTCCCTGGAGCAGGATATTCCTGATGACGAGGATGTCGCACCGCTCGATTTCCAAATCGCACAGTCTATAGATCATATGGCCaatgaagagctgctgaaggacGTTCATTTCGTGACTCGCAGGAACAGCGAGGCGGACCAGAAGATCGCCTTAAATGACCCAGACTTCGATCAAAAGCTTCACGAAAAGTTCTTCCCGGATTTGCCCAGAGACGTCGACAAGTTGCAATGGATGCAGCCAGTACCAGACGCGCAGCCTTGTACGGTGATTGACGATGTTTCGCAGTGTAGGTTTGATTTTGACGGTAACCTGGTGCCTCCAACGAGAGAGATAACGTCCACCACTCATTCCGCTTTGCACCATCATGCGGACGACCCGCACCTTGCTGGTTACACCATACCGGAACTGCAAAGACTGTCGAGATCTACGTATCCGGCGCAAAGAGCGATAGCAGTGCAGACCCTGGGCCGCATCTTGTATAAGCTCGGCCGACAAGCGTACTACCAGCTGGTACCAGAAGTCGATCTGGAAACCTATCAACAGGACGGAGGTACACAGAAGGTGACTGAGAAGATTTACGGCCTTTTTTGGGATCTTTGCTACGAGTTCAGAATCATAGAGTGTCTACAAGATGCCTCcgacgagaagaagacaaagcaTCTTTCCACGAGAAATTACGCCTTAGACGCACTTTGGCTATGGAAAAGAGGCGGAGGGGACTTCAggaaaaatgaaaaataA
- the SNA2 gene encoding Sna2p (ancestral locus Anc_1.21) — MRSKPCSGGDMQERYKKQEKAAPQSWMLAVSNNRVFYKMHARDWFLVLVAIFIPPVAVWLKRGFFTKDLLINVLLWVLGFIPGLIHALYIVSQHPFEGPDEETLTHSVNNYGSTV; from the coding sequence ATGCGATCTAAGCCGTGCTCTGGGGGGGATATGCAGGAGCGATATAAAAAGCAGGAGAAGGCCGCACCGCAGAGCTGGATGCTGGCTGTGTCGAACAATCGTGTGTTCTACAAGATGCATGCTCGTGATTGGTTTTTAGTGCTGGTGGCGATTTTCATTCCGCCTGTTGCCGTCTGGCTGAAGAGAGGTTTTTTCACCAAGGATCTGCTCATCAATGTGTTGCTGTGGGTGCTTGGATTCATCCCCGGCTTGATCCACGCCTTGTATATCGTCAGCCAGCATCCGTTCGAGGGTCCTGACGAGGAGACGCTGACGCACTCCGTGAACAACTACGGTTCCACCGTATAG